One Dehalococcoidia bacterium DNA window includes the following coding sequences:
- the dtd gene encoding D-aminoacyl-tRNA deacylase encodes MRALLQRVSQASVSVEGKTVGRIGPGLVVLVGVESEDTEDEAQYLTDKITTLRIFNDAEGKFNLSVQDTGGEILVVSQFTLCADTRKGRRPSFTDAAPPDKAEPLLRTFVELLRSAGIKVETGQFQAHMLVEIHNDGPVTIPLDSQNRLRPRRG; translated from the coding sequence CGCTTCTCCAGCGAGTCTCCCAGGCTTCAGTGAGTGTCGAGGGGAAGACCGTGGGTCGGATCGGGCCGGGACTGGTGGTACTTGTGGGAGTGGAATCGGAAGACACTGAAGACGAAGCCCAGTACCTCACCGACAAAATTACCACCCTCCGCATCTTCAATGACGCCGAAGGGAAGTTCAACCTCTCAGTGCAGGATACCGGAGGCGAGATTCTGGTGGTTAGCCAGTTCACCCTCTGCGCCGATACCCGAAAAGGTCGCCGTCCCAGTTTTACCGATGCCGCCCCCCCGGATAAGGCCGAACCGCTTCTCCGGACCTTCGTCGAGCTTCTCCGTTCCGCCGGAATCAAGGTGGAGACCGGTCAGTTCCAGGCTCACATGCTGGTGGAAATCCACAACGATGGCCCGGTGACCATTCCCCTCGATAGCCAGAACCGGCTCAGACCCCGCAGGGGCTGA